The following are encoded together in the Deltaproteobacteria bacterium genome:
- a CDS encoding winged helix-turn-helix transcriptional regulator gives MKKTSKLFKALSDETRLRILKMLEARPLCVCEIQYVLKGSQPNVSHHLKTLSEAGLVDSQRDGLWIAYRITDKPDTPMHAAALSLLRRSLKGDERVKKDRAAVKSVNRIDIALKK, from the coding sequence TTGAAGAAAACATCGAAGCTGTTCAAGGCGCTCTCCGACGAGACCCGCCTGCGGATCCTCAAGATGCTCGAGGCGAGGCCCCTGTGCGTGTGCGAAATCCAGTACGTGCTCAAGGGGTCGCAACCCAACGTGTCCCACCACCTGAAGACGCTCTCCGAGGCCGGCCTGGTCGACTCCCAGCGGGACGGCCTGTGGATCGCGTACCGGATCACCGACAAGCCCGATACCCCGATGCACGCGGCGGCGCTGTCGCTGCTACGACGGTCCCTGAAGGGCGACGAACGGGTGAAGAAGGACCGCGCGGCCGTAAAGAGCGTGAACCGGATCGACATCGCGCTCAAGAAGTAG
- a CDS encoding FKBP-type peptidyl-prolyl cis-trans isomerase, with translation MDEKGRINYSIGYQIGGDFKRQGIELAPDLLVQGIRDAAGGAEPRMPAQEMRKTLVELKKKVEADERMRRREKAGKHRAEGEAFLAANGKKEGVTILPSGLQYKVLAAGKGKSPGPSDNVTVHYRGNLVDGTEFDSSHQRNAPATFGIDRVIAGWKEALPMMKEGAKWQLFVPSKLGYGEQGSGSKIPPNSVLIFEVELISVGTGK, from the coding sequence ATGGACGAGAAGGGGAGGATCAACTACAGCATCGGCTACCAGATCGGCGGAGACTTCAAGCGGCAGGGAATCGAACTCGCCCCGGACCTCCTCGTGCAGGGGATCCGGGACGCCGCGGGCGGAGCGGAGCCCCGGATGCCCGCGCAGGAGATGCGGAAGACGCTGGTGGAGCTCAAAAAGAAGGTCGAGGCCGACGAGCGGATGCGGCGGAGGGAGAAAGCCGGGAAGCACCGGGCGGAAGGGGAGGCGTTCCTCGCCGCGAACGGGAAAAAAGAAGGGGTGACGATCCTCCCGAGCGGGCTGCAATACAAGGTGCTCGCGGCGGGAAAGGGAAAGTCGCCCGGTCCGTCCGACAACGTGACGGTCCATTACCGCGGGAACCTCGTCGACGGGACCGAATTCGACAGCTCACACCAGCGGAACGCGCCGGCCACGTTCGGGATCGACCGCGTCATCGCCGGGTGGAAGGAGGCCCTTCCGATGATGAAGGAGGGCGCGAAGTGGCAGCTGTTCGTCCCGTCGAAGCTCGGCTACGGCGAGCAGGGGAGCGGGTCGAAGATCCCCCCCAACAGCGTCCTGATTTTCGAAGTAGAGCTGATCTCGGTCGGGACCGGGAAGTAG
- the selB gene encoding selenocysteine-specific translation elongation factor gives MRKTVIVGTAGHIDHGKSSLVRALTGTDPDRLKEEKERGITIELGFAHLDLPSGALAGIVDVPGHERFVRTMVAGAAGIDIVLLVVAADEGVMPQTREHLDICRLLSVPRGVIAMNKCDKADADWMELQEEEIRALVRGTFLEGAPILRVSAATGEGLQALVAAVDAVAAGVAGRDPSHLFRLPVDRSFSMKGFGTVVTGTVIGGTVSVGEEVAVLPGGGVAKVRGLQVHGGPVHRSSAGTRTAVNLQGVEKETAPRGSVLCRPGSFSPTKSAEVFLEYLPLAQRPLRQRAQVSFHAGTFSCVGRILLYGAPEIPPGGTGYGKVVLSEETVLSGGDRFILRGFSPLANFGYTFGGGTVLHPRPPARRGAGKTVPSVLPRLRSGDTAERILAAVEDAGAAGSSPLSVAVVVGTGTESVSATFAAQAAAGILVEAPGGGKAWHRSAIDAAAAAGAKALSDLHDRAPERDGFPREEVAALFPAPPDPAFLALALSRSPAISRQGDLYFLPARKPKAVELASPLARKIAEFVRAAGTSAPTRTELLDAVGTITRDPRAVDKVVDGLARAGEVVRVKELLFDAAALRGIQEKLVAFIAARGEISVPEFKEVSGGLSRKYLIPLLEHFDAQKVTLRVGDRRVLRKGK, from the coding sequence ATGCGGAAAACGGTGATCGTCGGGACGGCGGGTCACATCGACCACGGGAAGAGCTCCCTCGTGCGCGCCCTCACGGGGACGGACCCGGACCGGCTGAAGGAGGAGAAGGAGCGGGGGATCACGATCGAGCTCGGATTCGCGCACCTCGACCTTCCGTCCGGCGCGCTCGCCGGGATCGTGGACGTCCCCGGGCACGAGCGGTTCGTCCGGACGATGGTGGCCGGCGCCGCCGGGATCGACATCGTCCTGCTCGTCGTCGCCGCGGACGAGGGGGTGATGCCGCAGACGCGGGAGCACCTCGACATCTGCCGCCTGCTTTCCGTGCCGCGCGGCGTGATCGCAATGAACAAGTGCGACAAGGCGGACGCCGACTGGATGGAGCTCCAGGAGGAGGAGATCCGCGCGCTCGTCCGGGGAACGTTCCTCGAAGGAGCTCCGATCCTGCGGGTATCCGCCGCCACCGGGGAGGGATTGCAGGCACTGGTCGCGGCCGTGGACGCGGTCGCCGCGGGGGTCGCCGGGAGAGACCCTTCGCACCTGTTTCGCCTGCCGGTGGACCGGTCCTTCTCGATGAAGGGGTTCGGAACGGTCGTCACGGGGACGGTGATCGGCGGCACCGTTTCGGTGGGGGAGGAGGTGGCGGTTCTTCCCGGGGGGGGGGTGGCGAAGGTGCGCGGGCTGCAGGTCCACGGAGGCCCGGTGCACCGCTCCTCCGCCGGCACCCGGACGGCGGTCAACCTGCAGGGGGTCGAAAAGGAGACCGCGCCCCGGGGTTCCGTCCTGTGCCGACCCGGATCTTTCTCTCCCACGAAATCGGCGGAGGTCTTCCTCGAATACCTGCCGCTCGCCCAGCGCCCGCTCCGGCAGCGGGCCCAGGTGTCGTTCCACGCGGGGACCTTCTCCTGCGTCGGGCGGATCCTCCTCTACGGCGCGCCGGAGATCCCTCCGGGCGGCACCGGGTACGGCAAGGTGGTCCTCTCCGAAGAGACGGTTCTCTCCGGGGGCGACCGGTTCATCCTGCGCGGCTTCTCCCCGCTGGCGAACTTCGGGTACACCTTCGGGGGCGGCACCGTGCTGCACCCGCGCCCTCCGGCCAGAAGAGGAGCGGGAAAGACGGTTCCGTCGGTCCTCCCCCGGCTCCGCTCCGGGGACACGGCGGAGCGGATTCTCGCCGCGGTGGAGGATGCCGGAGCGGCGGGGTCGTCCCCTTTATCCGTGGCCGTCGTCGTCGGAACCGGCACGGAGAGCGTGTCGGCGACGTTCGCCGCCCAGGCGGCGGCCGGGATCCTCGTCGAGGCGCCGGGCGGAGGAAAGGCGTGGCACCGTTCCGCGATCGACGCGGCGGCGGCGGCCGGGGCGAAGGCGCTGTCCGATCTGCACGACCGCGCCCCCGAACGGGACGGGTTCCCGCGGGAGGAGGTGGCGGCGCTCTTTCCGGCACCACCCGACCCCGCCTTCCTCGCCCTCGCCCTTTCGCGAAGCCCGGCGATCTCCCGCCAGGGCGATCTCTACTTCCTCCCCGCGCGGAAGCCGAAGGCGGTGGAGCTCGCCTCGCCGCTGGCCCGGAAGATCGCGGAATTCGTCCGGGCCGCCGGCACGTCCGCCCCCACCCGCACGGAGCTGCTCGACGCGGTCGGGACGATCACCCGCGATCCCCGGGCGGTGGACAAGGTCGTGGACGGCCTTGCCCGGGCGGGGGAAGTGGTCCGGGTGAAGGAGCTTCTGTTCGACGCGGCGGCCCTGCGCGGCATCCAGGAAAAGCTCGTGGCGTTCATCGCGGCGCGCGGGGAGATCTCCGTCCCGGAGTTCAAGGAGGTGTCGGGCGGCCTCTCCCGGAAATACCTGATCCCGCTCCTGGAGCATTTCGACGCACAGAAGGTCACCCTGCGCGTGGGCGACAGGCGGGTGCTGCGGAAAGGGAAGTAG
- a CDS encoding menaquinone biosynthesis decarboxylase, which yields MAFRDLREYMAALEARGDLKEIRAEVSAELEAAEIADRAVKSGGPALLFKNVAGTSVPLAMNLFGTMERMCFSLGVDRLDDIAARVREVIEPEIPTNFLEKLKMLPKLARLADFVPKVVSSGPCQEVVEKANPSLAFLPVVKTWPDDGGPFITLPLVFTKDPVTGRRNVGMYRMHVYDERTTGMHWHVHKGGAQHYRGFRKKRERMPVAVALGGDPATIYAASAPLPEDMDEMMFSGFLRKEPVELVRCVTSDIEVPAHAEVILEGYVDPDELRTEGPFGDHTGYYSLADEYPVFHLTCVTRREEPIYPATIVGKPPMEDVFLGKATERIFLPLLQKIVPEVADMNLPVEGIFHNFAFFSIDKRYPGHARKVMSAVWGLGLLMFTKFVVVFDSDVNIQDLSEVLWRIGNNVDPKRDTMVVEGPVDALEHASPIPHYGSKMGIDATRKWAAEGFAREWPEDIVMPREVADRVTRRWKEYGL from the coding sequence ATGGCGTTTCGCGACCTAAGGGAATACATGGCCGCCCTCGAGGCGCGCGGCGATCTAAAGGAGATCCGGGCGGAGGTGTCGGCGGAGCTCGAAGCGGCGGAAATCGCCGACCGGGCGGTGAAATCGGGAGGTCCGGCGCTGTTGTTCAAGAACGTTGCCGGGACGTCGGTCCCGCTGGCGATGAACCTCTTCGGCACGATGGAGAGAATGTGCTTTTCCCTGGGCGTAGACCGCCTGGACGACATCGCGGCGAGGGTCCGGGAGGTGATCGAGCCGGAGATCCCCACCAACTTCCTCGAGAAGCTGAAGATGCTCCCCAAGCTCGCCCGCCTCGCGGACTTCGTACCGAAGGTCGTCTCCTCGGGCCCGTGCCAGGAGGTCGTGGAGAAGGCGAATCCGTCCCTCGCGTTCCTGCCCGTCGTGAAGACATGGCCGGACGACGGCGGCCCGTTCATCACGCTGCCGCTGGTGTTCACGAAGGACCCGGTCACCGGTCGCCGCAACGTCGGGATGTACCGGATGCACGTCTACGACGAGCGGACGACCGGTATGCACTGGCACGTCCACAAGGGGGGGGCCCAGCACTACCGCGGTTTCCGGAAGAAGCGGGAGCGGATGCCCGTGGCGGTCGCGCTGGGGGGCGATCCGGCCACCATCTACGCCGCCTCCGCGCCGCTGCCCGAGGACATGGACGAGATGATGTTCTCCGGATTCCTCCGGAAGGAGCCGGTGGAGCTGGTCCGGTGCGTGACGTCCGACATCGAGGTGCCGGCGCACGCCGAGGTGATCCTGGAGGGGTACGTCGACCCCGACGAGCTGCGAACGGAAGGGCCGTTCGGCGACCACACCGGCTACTACTCCCTGGCGGACGAGTACCCGGTCTTCCACCTGACTTGCGTCACCCGGCGGGAGGAGCCGATCTACCCGGCGACGATCGTCGGGAAGCCGCCCATGGAGGACGTCTTCCTGGGGAAGGCGACGGAGCGGATCTTCCTCCCGCTGCTGCAGAAGATCGTCCCCGAGGTCGCGGACATGAACCTCCCCGTCGAGGGGATCTTCCACAACTTCGCGTTCTTCTCGATCGACAAGCGGTACCCCGGCCACGCGAGGAAGGTGATGAGCGCGGTCTGGGGACTGGGGCTTCTGATGTTCACCAAGTTCGTGGTGGTGTTCGACTCCGACGTGAACATCCAGGACCTGTCCGAGGTCCTGTGGCGGATCGGCAACAACGTGGACCCGAAGCGGGACACGATGGTCGTGGAGGGGCCCGTGGACGCCCTCGAGCACGCCTCCCCGATCCCGCACTACGGGTCGAAGATGGGGATCGACGCAACGCGGAAATGGGCCGCGGAAGGGTTCGCCCGCGAGTGGCCGGAGGACATCGTCATGCCGAGGGAGGTCGCGGACCGGGTCACCCGCCGGTGGAAGGAGTACGGCCTCTGA
- a CDS encoding multicopper oxidase domain-containing protein codes for MKTWGIGVTVLLLAAVGAGIGFAACPPGQIEAGGVCVCPAGQVEAQPGVCIIDGAAVPKYVNPLVIPPVMPRAGFRWDPKARKFVDYYEIEVTQFEQQILPASVAGPTTVWSYSAVGKPQTKNYPAFTIEAWKNVPTRVKWINNLKDPVTGKFLPHLLPVDQTLHWANPPQDCRPHMMGNDMMSMAGTDCEGNSGEAYKGPVPLITHVHGAHVGPESDGYPEAWWLPAATDIPAEYATQGSNYSDYLGGSGKGKGFAVFQYPNDQPAATLWYHDHSLGMTRTNVYAGPAGFYLLRDLQEAKLNLPGPAPLPGSALVPFLNPNDPNISKYLAPREIPIVIQDRSFQPNGALFYPDNRDFFEGLAPGTLAGFGVNFAPVSDVAPIWNPEAFFNTMVVNGRTWPFLNVEPRKYRFRFLNGCNSRFLILQLRDVVGADPSDPANWSTVSTPPPFRQIGSDQGLLSGSPAVQSQLLMGLAERSDVIVDFSGYAPGSRIVLTNVGPDEPFGGGLPGVAFAPANPATTGQVMVFNVVPLRLRDVSASPATLPVRSPIVAAAPTRKVSLNEAMSMSETVCFDDTTGAIVGPVAGVCPDGSTAGEFGPTAALLGTVNADGTGNPLRWSAPITENPPLGATETWEIHNNTVDAHPIHLHLVHFRVVNREVLDPTVSPHGGNAGDTYPPESWETGGKDTVIAYPGEITRVQSTFDIPGLYVWHCHIVEHEDNEMMRPYCVGDMANCDI; via the coding sequence ATGAAAACGTGGGGAATTGGCGTTACCGTGTTACTGCTCGCGGCGGTCGGCGCCGGGATCGGCTTCGCGGCGTGCCCGCCGGGCCAGATCGAAGCCGGTGGGGTATGCGTCTGTCCTGCCGGACAAGTCGAGGCGCAGCCCGGGGTGTGCATCATCGACGGGGCGGCGGTTCCGAAGTACGTGAATCCGCTGGTCATTCCGCCGGTGATGCCGAGGGCGGGATTCCGCTGGGATCCGAAGGCGCGAAAATTCGTGGACTATTACGAGATCGAGGTGACGCAGTTCGAGCAGCAGATCCTTCCGGCGAGCGTCGCGGGGCCGACGACCGTCTGGAGCTACAGCGCCGTCGGCAAGCCCCAGACGAAGAACTACCCCGCCTTCACCATCGAGGCGTGGAAGAACGTTCCGACGCGCGTCAAGTGGATCAACAACCTGAAGGACCCGGTCACCGGCAAATTCCTTCCGCACCTGCTGCCGGTGGACCAGACGCTGCACTGGGCGAACCCGCCGCAGGATTGCCGCCCGCATATGATGGGGAACGACATGATGAGCATGGCGGGAACCGATTGCGAGGGGAACAGCGGGGAGGCATACAAGGGGCCGGTTCCCCTGATCACGCACGTGCACGGCGCGCACGTCGGTCCCGAGAGCGACGGGTACCCCGAGGCGTGGTGGCTGCCCGCGGCGACCGACATTCCCGCCGAATATGCCACCCAGGGATCGAACTACAGCGACTACCTGGGCGGCTCCGGCAAGGGGAAAGGTTTCGCCGTGTTCCAGTACCCCAACGACCAGCCGGCCGCCACGCTCTGGTACCACGACCACTCCCTCGGCATGACCCGCACCAACGTCTACGCGGGGCCGGCGGGGTTCTACCTGCTCCGTGACCTCCAGGAAGCGAAGCTCAACCTCCCGGGACCCGCGCCCCTTCCGGGCTCGGCGCTGGTCCCGTTCCTGAATCCGAACGATCCGAACATTTCGAAGTATCTGGCGCCCCGCGAGATCCCGATCGTCATTCAGGACCGGTCGTTCCAGCCGAACGGCGCCCTCTTCTACCCGGACAACCGGGACTTCTTCGAGGGGCTCGCGCCGGGAACGCTCGCCGGGTTCGGGGTGAATTTCGCCCCGGTCTCGGACGTGGCCCCCATCTGGAACCCGGAGGCGTTCTTCAACACCATGGTGGTGAACGGCCGGACGTGGCCCTTCCTGAACGTGGAGCCGCGCAAGTACCGGTTCCGCTTCCTGAACGGGTGCAACTCCCGGTTCCTGATCCTGCAGTTGCGCGATGTCGTTGGAGCGGATCCGTCCGACCCGGCCAACTGGTCGACGGTATCGACCCCGCCTCCGTTCCGGCAGATCGGCTCCGACCAGGGTCTCCTGAGCGGCTCCCCCGCGGTGCAGAGCCAGCTTCTGATGGGGTTGGCGGAGCGGTCGGACGTCATCGTCGACTTCTCGGGCTACGCGCCCGGGTCCAGGATCGTCCTGACCAACGTCGGGCCGGACGAGCCGTTCGGCGGCGGGCTCCCCGGCGTCGCGTTCGCCCCGGCGAACCCGGCCACGACCGGACAGGTGATGGTGTTCAACGTCGTCCCGCTCCGGCTGCGGGACGTGAGCGCCTCGCCGGCGACCTTGCCGGTCCGGTCTCCGATCGTCGCTGCCGCGCCGACGCGGAAGGTCTCCCTCAACGAGGCGATGTCCATGTCGGAGACGGTTTGCTTCGACGACACGACCGGGGCGATCGTCGGCCCGGTGGCGGGCGTGTGCCCCGACGGATCGACTGCGGGGGAATTCGGCCCGACGGCGGCCCTGCTGGGCACGGTAAACGCGGACGGCACGGGGAATCCGCTCCGTTGGTCGGCTCCCATCACAGAGAACCCTCCGCTCGGCGCGACCGAGACCTGGGAGATCCACAACAACACCGTGGACGCCCACCCGATCCACCTGCACCTCGTCCATTTCCGCGTGGTAAACCGCGAAGTGCTCGACCCGACGGTATCCCCGCACGGCGGCAACGCCGGCGATACATACCCCCCTGAATCCTGGGAGACGGGCGGAAAGGACACGGTCATCGCCTACCCGGGCGAGATCACGCGGGTCCAGTCCACCTTCGACATCCCGGGGCTGTACGTATGGCACTGCCACATCGTCGAGCACGAGGACAACGAGATGATGCGGCCGTACTGCGTCGGCGACATGGCGAACTGCGACATTTAG
- a CDS encoding Smr/MutS family protein: protein MTTGDLPGEDLPHPVPIEECIDLHPFAPGDVVSVVEEYLAAAASRGFREVRLIHGKGKGVQRGAVRAALSRHPLVESFADAPADSGGWGATRVILRG from the coding sequence GTGACCACCGGGGATCTCCCCGGGGAAGACCTTCCCCACCCCGTACCGATCGAGGAGTGCATCGACCTCCACCCGTTCGCGCCCGGCGATGTCGTTTCGGTCGTGGAGGAGTATCTGGCGGCGGCGGCCTCGAGGGGATTCCGGGAAGTGCGGTTGATCCACGGGAAGGGGAAGGGCGTCCAGAGGGGTGCCGTGCGAGCCGCGCTCTCCCGCCACCCGCTCGTCGAATCGTTCGCGGACGCTCCCGCGGACTCCGGGGGGTGGGGGGCGACGCGGGTGATCCTGCGGGGCTGA
- a CDS encoding HD domain-containing protein translates to MGAYPHQEPIFGFTGPVARGVAVGILMVAITVALLSLPEQSEQWIRSREMVRKLYLFPILLCASWFGGAGAALSTVGATAVCAGLAGSSWPSEVSGQVARIGEVGVFWLVGALAASFFEQQKRFIRDIETANDNTLLALASALDIREHSTGVHSQRVADYTLRLAKEMRITSREELDVIWRGALLHDMGKIGIPDNILLKPGPLTEEEWKVMRTHPEVGSRMLRKIDFLRKSSAIVLSHHERFDGKGYPRGLQGSHIPLGARLFAVIDVYDALTTDRVYHTGRTHAEALENITDGAGSRFDPEVVAAFRKIPFDELREIARNNETPLLLSPASTPSMREAASAVLSPQP, encoded by the coding sequence ATGGGCGCTTACCCGCACCAGGAGCCGATCTTCGGATTCACCGGTCCGGTGGCCCGCGGCGTCGCGGTGGGTATCCTGATGGTCGCGATCACGGTGGCCCTCCTTTCCCTCCCCGAACAGTCCGAGCAGTGGATCCGCTCCCGGGAGATGGTCCGCAAGCTCTACCTCTTCCCGATCCTCCTGTGCGCGTCGTGGTTCGGCGGCGCAGGGGCCGCGCTGTCCACGGTGGGGGCGACCGCCGTCTGCGCCGGGCTGGCGGGAAGCTCCTGGCCTTCCGAGGTGTCCGGACAGGTCGCGCGGATCGGGGAGGTCGGCGTCTTCTGGCTGGTGGGCGCGCTGGCGGCGAGCTTCTTCGAGCAGCAGAAGCGGTTCATCCGGGACATCGAGACGGCCAACGACAACACGCTCCTGGCCCTCGCCTCCGCGCTGGATATCCGCGAGCACAGCACCGGGGTGCACTCCCAGCGCGTCGCGGACTACACGCTCCGGCTCGCGAAGGAGATGCGGATCACGTCGCGGGAGGAGCTGGACGTCATCTGGCGCGGGGCGCTGCTGCACGACATGGGGAAGATCGGCATTCCCGACAACATCCTCCTCAAGCCCGGACCGTTGACCGAGGAGGAGTGGAAGGTGATGCGGACGCACCCCGAGGTGGGGAGCCGGATGCTCCGGAAGATCGACTTCCTGAGGAAATCGTCGGCGATCGTCCTGTCCCACCACGAACGGTTCGACGGCAAGGGATACCCCCGGGGGCTCCAGGGTTCCCACATTCCGCTGGGGGCGCGCCTCTTCGCGGTCATCGACGTGTACGACGCGCTCACCACGGACCGGGTGTACCACACCGGGCGTACCCACGCGGAGGCGCTGGAAAACATCACGGACGGCGCCGGGAGCCGGTTCGATCCGGAAGTGGTCGCCGCGTTCCGGAAGATCCCGTTCGACGAGCTCCGGGAGATCGCGAGGAACAACGAGACCCCGCTGCTCCTTTCCCCCGCGTCGACCCCCTCCATGCGGGAGGCGGCGTCGGCCGTCCTTTCGCCGCAGCCGTGA